Proteins found in one Pseudorasbora parva isolate DD20220531a chromosome 11, ASM2467924v1, whole genome shotgun sequence genomic segment:
- the cfap96 gene encoding cilia-and flagella-associated protein 96 isoform X1: MPPEGKSDMERIGIFKEMGYISVGDKYTPFIYRPFNDAAYKNKQMLPGGAKSKSALQTGYFDTQFKRIFEREALTDPVKIERQYKIQQAKKNIGKAFLPSNGEKKTCGMGSYFGTFGGPIQAMSVLQIPRKANKSAGKNFYTNPPKKGSYGYPDITLSKMVSYSSDPYDRAKEMLKREIMSHKSMLKGGAFRLNLHPNECFDSNPYKFDKPLPPPKKTEEKKHFTVPFKPSSPSKKTGGMKAGTFDAYPSYSAERYGTKKTKSAMTNKEGKIFHPSPGPKSTPVKSIISLNVNKAVNATNYNRIPSVMAY; the protein is encoded by the exons ATGCCTCCAGAGGGGAAATCCGACATGGAGCGTATTGGCATCTTTAAAGAGATGGGATACATCTCCGTAGGGGACAAATATACACCTTTTATTTACC GCCCATTTAATGACGCTGCATACAAGAACAAACAGATGCTACCCGGAGGAGCCAAATCAAAGTCTGCGCTTCAGACGGGATACTTCGACACACAGTTTAAGAGGATCTTTGAGAGAGAGGCGCTCACAGACCCTGTTAAAATAGAGAGACAATACAAGATACAACAGGCCAAAAAGAACATAGGCAAAGCCTTTCTTCCCAGTAACGGAGAGAAAAAAAC ATGTGGAATGGGTAGCTATTTTGGGACATTTGGAGGTCCCATTCAAGCAATGAGTGTCCTACAGATTCCAAGGAAAGCAAACAAATCTGCTGGGAAGAATTTCTACACCAATCCACCCAAGAAGGGAAGTTATGG CTATCCTGACATCACTCTCTCCAAGATGGTGTCCTATTCCTCAGACCCCTATGATCGAGCCAAGGAAATGCTAAAG CGTGAGATCATGTCACACAAATCCATGCTGAAAGGGGGAGCATTTCGTTTGAACCTTCATCCAAATGAATGCTTTGACAGCAATCCTTACAAATTTGACAAACCTCTACCACCTCCAAAGAAGACTGAGGAGAAAAAGCACTTTACGGTGCCCTTCAAACCAAGTTCACCCAGTAAAAAG ACTGGAGGCATGAAAGCAGGAACATTTGACGCCTACCCCAGCTACTCTGCAGAGCGCTATGGCACCAAAAAGACTAAATCAGCGATGACGAATAAGGAAGGAAAGATATTTCACCCCTCCCCTGGTCCAAAGAGTACACCTGTCAAGAGCATCATCAGCCTCAATGTTAATAA GGCTGTGAACGCCACAAACTACAATCGAATCCCCTCTGTGATGGCATATTGA
- the cfap96 gene encoding cilia-and flagella-associated protein 96 isoform X2 — MLPGGAKSKSALQTGYFDTQFKRIFEREALTDPVKIERQYKIQQAKKNIGKAFLPSNGEKKTCGMGSYFGTFGGPIQAMSVLQIPRKANKSAGKNFYTNPPKKGSYGYPDITLSKMVSYSSDPYDRAKEMLKREIMSHKSMLKGGAFRLNLHPNECFDSNPYKFDKPLPPPKKTEEKKHFTVPFKPSSPSKKTGGMKAGTFDAYPSYSAERYGTKKTKSAMTNKEGKIFHPSPGPKSTPVKSIISLNVNKAVNATNYNRIPSVMAY; from the exons ATGCTACCCGGAGGAGCCAAATCAAAGTCTGCGCTTCAGACGGGATACTTCGACACACAGTTTAAGAGGATCTTTGAGAGAGAGGCGCTCACAGACCCTGTTAAAATAGAGAGACAATACAAGATACAACAGGCCAAAAAGAACATAGGCAAAGCCTTTCTTCCCAGTAACGGAGAGAAAAAAAC ATGTGGAATGGGTAGCTATTTTGGGACATTTGGAGGTCCCATTCAAGCAATGAGTGTCCTACAGATTCCAAGGAAAGCAAACAAATCTGCTGGGAAGAATTTCTACACCAATCCACCCAAGAAGGGAAGTTATGG CTATCCTGACATCACTCTCTCCAAGATGGTGTCCTATTCCTCAGACCCCTATGATCGAGCCAAGGAAATGCTAAAG CGTGAGATCATGTCACACAAATCCATGCTGAAAGGGGGAGCATTTCGTTTGAACCTTCATCCAAATGAATGCTTTGACAGCAATCCTTACAAATTTGACAAACCTCTACCACCTCCAAAGAAGACTGAGGAGAAAAAGCACTTTACGGTGCCCTTCAAACCAAGTTCACCCAGTAAAAAG ACTGGAGGCATGAAAGCAGGAACATTTGACGCCTACCCCAGCTACTCTGCAGAGCGCTATGGCACCAAAAAGACTAAATCAGCGATGACGAATAAGGAAGGAAAGATATTTCACCCCTCCCCTGGTCCAAAGAGTACACCTGTCAAGAGCATCATCAGCCTCAATGTTAATAA GGCTGTGAACGCCACAAACTACAATCGAATCCCCTCTGTGATGGCATATTGA
- the tstd1 gene encoding thiosulfate:glutathione sulfurtransferase — protein sequence MASSDKEISYSDLKCLLEKGSGFLVDVRTKDEVDRGHIPGSIHIPVENVESDMSLDAAEFQSKFGVDKPSLDCSELVFHCQMGRRGAVATEKARSLGFKNSRNYAGGYKEWSEKEGK from the exons ATAAGGAGATTTCCTACAGTGATCTCAAATGTCTCTTGGAGAAGGGATCAGGGTTTCTGGTGGATGTTCGCACAAAAGATGAGGTAGACAGAGGACATATTCCAGGCTCCATCCACATCCCAG TGGAAAATGTAGAAAGTGACATGTCCCTGGACGCAGCTGAATTCCAGTCCAAGTTTGGCGTAGATAAGCCGTCTCTGGACTGCTCTGAACTGGTTTTCCACTGTCAGATGGGAAGACGTGGAGCTGTTGCCACAGAGAAAGCCAGAAGCCTGGGGTTCAAGAA TTCCCGTAATTATGCCGGGGGCTACAAGGAATGGTCAGAAAAGGAGGGCAAATGA